A part of Rhopalosiphum maidis isolate BTI-1 chromosome 3, ASM367621v3, whole genome shotgun sequence genomic DNA contains:
- the LOC113559646 gene encoding ankyrin repeat domain-containing protein 50-like: MTSSDLAQKPFYCREWVFQKLLHCFDQRSNWKTCGALLVGGAGCGKTSLCCEIVHPSGRLQRALNRRLLAYHFCQAQNINTLSVTHFIQSLVSQLSDSLPKSYKERLKSDPAIQESLSPINLVKDADDAFKKAVVFPLIDLELPKHTMFLLVDSVDEGLCTNDRSDPKFKNNSSKTITELLASHHHLFPQWLMLICTTRRQNKNIARMFSGFRKICIDDLRKSQVVRDIQQYILSRLESEESLRQHMSRDTAEMLNQLHIKSNGCFLYLERVLDGISDGCVVLREIKDIPGTLNGLYLWFCQRLLNSKHFSKVRPLLNVILASPEPLSEEQLSSIIHSVYQYMTAEEFHKRFSLLRRIFSLPRDSKVIQFHHSFGEWFLDVKHCTRRFLCSANEGHAMIAFHYTLRCSKPPGYEETHKLAYHLSRVNPLPVWTNFSDTNLLPLLWLIDSGAQISDSMTIPCYDRKTVNFLEGASNCFKSDVDLKSNKFETNFGLVSSPKFEKNLAVYSNTSLPSNLYEVDINGRNTLHLLAMDGNLNVLRDLLKTHSDINLEVNDNNGQTPLNIAARHGYLEVVELLLKYNCKIDHADVEGWTALRAAAWGGHSQVVELLLKHGADVECSDCEGRGALRAAAWGGHNDVVIKLLEAGANPNTTDGDGRTPLIAAAYMGHAHIVGKLLENGANINHQDSDGRTALSVAALCAPTNGGYAKVVTLLLESGAFVDHEDKDGMTPLLVAAFEGHRDVCEILLEAEADVDHCDKLGRTPLWAAASMGHPACVSLLLFWGCYVDSIDNEGRTVLSVSAAQGNNVVVSQLLDRGLDEQHRDNSGWTPLHYAAFEGHQVVCRTLLESGAKIDQTDNDGKPPLMLAAEEGHSDLVSEFLKNYGAPPDQKAHDGRTALRLAALEGHIEVVRSLVEHGVDVNKKDADGRSTLYVLALENHLAMAKFFIDPGGADVESTDSEGRTALHVSCWQGHCEMVSLLLKLGKANLNATDNENRTPLHLAAWQGHSVIVRLLIEHGANVNHACNQGATALGIASQEGNETCVRLLLMQGASPLVSDHCGRNAIKIAAKSGHDNIVKLLEQFCPIKTESNGFNTANTSCGSGSTTETKPSSAILVNPLLSCTNHAPIHDSSPIESPDSTAKRTSFVSNYSKSSSNLTDSTKSSHQDLPTQLTPLTFTQKLQQCSRRIKSRPTSKVLSPLQSPIYATPPHSPNSEEPSAPSIHVLTDDHFSRDTHMRIILGNKAVLKKSTSDSNYNKNLGNVKQKRNGIVTNPALRIMPAIRNGLEMAAGRKNKTPHLPTDSFKWRKETPL, from the exons ATGACTTCAAGTGATTTGgctcaaaaaccattttattgcCGTGAATGGgtattccaaaaattattacattgctTTGATCAAAGAAGCAATTGGAAAACATGTGGAGCACTACTAGTTGGAGGTGCTGGATGTGGAAAAACTTCATTGTGCTGCGAAATTGTTCATCCATCTGGCAGACTACAACGTGCATTAAACAGAAGACTATTAGCTTATCATTTTTGTCAAGCTCAAAATATCAACACATTATCAGTCACACATTTTATTCAAAGTTTGGTTTCACAGTTATCTGATTCATTACCAAAGTCATATAAAGAAAGATTAAAATCTGATCCAGCAATACAAGAATCTTTATCTccaataaatttagtaaaagaTGCTGatgatgcatttaaaaaagctGTTGTATTTCCACTAATTGATCTTGAACTACCAAAACATACAATGTTTCTTTTAGTTGATTCAGTTGATGAAGGATTATGTACAAATGATAGATCTGATCCAAAGTTTAAGAATAATTCAAGCAAAACTATTACAGAGCTATTAGCTTCTCATCATCATTTATTTCCTCAATGGTTGATGCTTATTTGTACAACACgtagacaaaataaaaatattgctcGTATGTTCTCTGGTTTTCGTAAAATTTGCATAGATGATCTCCGTAAATCACAA GTCGTTAGAGATATACAACAGTACATATTGAGCCGTTTGGAATCTGAGGAATCTTTACGTCAACATATGAGTAGAGATACAGCTGAAATGttaaatcaattacatataaaaagtaatggtTGTTTTCTTTACTTGGAAAGAGTATTAGATGGAATATCTGACGGATGTGTAGTCTTGAGGGAAATTAAAGATATTCCCGGAACTCTTAATGGACTGTATTTATGGTTTTGTCAGAGGCTTTtgaattcaaaacatttttcaaaa gtGCGGcctttattaaatgttattttagcgTCCCCCGAACCTCTATCAGAAGAACAATTaagtagtattatacattctgTATACCAATACATGACTGCTGAAGAATTTCACAAACGATTTAGCCTATTAAGGAGAATATTTTCGTTACCAAGAGATTcaaaagtaatacaatttcacCACAGTTTTGGAGAATGGTTCCTAGATGTCAAACATTGTACTAGAAGGTTTTTATGTTCTGCTAATGAAGGACACGCTATGATTGCTTTTCATTATAcacttag atgttCAAAACCCCCTGGGTATGAAGAAACTCATAAATTAGCTTACCATTTATCAAGAGTAAATCCATTACCAGTCTGGACAAATTTTTCTGACACAAATTTATTGCCATTACTATGGTTAATTGATAGTGGAGCACAAATTTCTGATAGTATGACAATTCCTTGTTATGATAGAAAAACTGTTAATTTTTTGGAAGGAGCtagtaattgttttaaatcagATGTTGATCTAAAATCtaataag tttgaaaCAAATTTTGGATTAGTATCATCaccaaaatttgaaaaaaatttagcagtttattcaaatacttCATTACCGTCAAATTTATATGAAGTAGATATCAATGGTAGAAATACTTTACATTTGCTTGCAATGGatggaaatttaaatgttcttcgagatttattaaaaactcattCAGATATAAATTTAGAAGTGAATGACAATAATGGACAAACACCACTTAATATAGCTGCGCGTCATGGTTATCTTGAAGTTGTAGag cttctattaaaatataactgtaaaataGATCATGCAGACGTTGAAGGGTGGACTGCTTTAAGAGCGGCTGCATGGGGTGGTCACTCACaa gtggtggaattattacttaaacatGGAGCCGATGTAGAATGTTCTGATTGTGAAGGGCGTGGAGCATTACGTGCTGCAGCCTGGGGAGGCCACAATgatgttgttataaaattactagaAGCCGGTGCAAACCCTAATACTACTGATGGTGATGGTAGAACTCCATTGATTGCTGCAGCATATATGGGCCATGCACATATAGTAGGAAAATTATTGGAAAATGGTGCAAATATCAATCATCAAGATAGTGATGGCCGTACTGCTTTGAGTGTTGCTGCTTTATGTGCACCCACTAATGGAGGATATGCTAAGGTTGTCACTTTGTTGTTGGAATCTGGAGCTTTTGTTGATCATGAAGATAAAGATGGAATGACACCATTACTTGTTGCCGCATTCGAAGGCCATAG AGACGTTTGCGAAATTTTATTAGAAGCAGAAGCTGATGTAGACCATTGTGATAAATTAGGTAGAACACCTTTATGGGCTGCTGCATCAATGGGACATCCTGCATGTGTTTcacttttacttttttgggGTTGTTATGTGGACAGCATAGATAATGAAGGACGTACTGTACTCAGTGTGTCTGCAGCTCAAGGAAACAACGTTGTAGTATCACAACTACTAGATAGAG gtCTTGATGAACAACATAGAGATAATTCTGGTTGGACTCCATTGCATTATGCTGCTTTTGAAGGTCATCAAGTTGTTTGCAGAACATTGTTAGAGAGTGGAGCAAAAATTGATCAAACTGATAATGATGGTAAACCACCACTAATGTTAGCAGCTGAAGAAGGGCATTCAGATTTAGTaagtgaatttttaaaaaactatggaGCCCCTCCAGATCAAAAAGCTCATGATGGAAGAACTGCTttaag ATTGGCTGCATTAGAAGGTCATATTGAAGTAGTTAGGAGTCTTGTAGAACACGGAGTTGACGTGAACAAAAAAGATGCTGATGGTCGAAGTACTCTTTATGTCCTAGCTCTTGAAAATCATTTAGCAATggctaaattttttattgatcccGGCGGAGCAGATGTGGAAAGCACAGATTCTGAA gGCCGAACTGCTTTACATGTTAGTTGTTGGCAAGGTCACTGTGAAATggtatcattattgttaaaacttGGAAAAGCAAATTTAAATGCAACTGATAATGAAAATAGAACACCTCTTCACTTAGCTGCATGGCAAGGACATTCTGTCATTGTCCGATTATTAATTGAACATGGAGCCAATGTTAATCATGCGTGCAATCAAGGAGCAACAGCcttag gtattgctTCTCAAGAAGGTAATGAGACTTGCGTTCGTTTATTGTTAATGCAAGGTGCAAGCCCATTAGTATCTGACCATTGTGGACGGAATGCTATAAAAATTGCTGCAAAAAGTGGCCATGATAACATTGTTAAACTACTTGAACAATTTTGTCCTATAAAAACcgaaa gTAACGGATTTAATACAGCTAATACTTCTTGTGGCTCTGGTTCAACAACTGAAACTAAACCATCTTCAGCTATATTAGTTAATCCATTATTATCTTGTACCAATCATGCTCCGATTCATGATTCATCACCCATTGAATCACCAGATTCAACAGCAAAACGAACATCATTTGTTTCAAACTATAGCAAATCCAGTTCTAATTTGACTGATAGTACTAAAAGTTCTCACCAAGATTTACCAacacaa TTGACACCATTGACTTTCAcacaaaaattacaacaatGTAGTCGACGTATCAAGTCAAGACCCACTTCTAAAGTTCTAAGTCCTTTGCAGAGTCCTATATACGCAACACCACCTCACAGTCCCAATTCAGAAGAACCATCAGCTCCGAGTATTCATG TATTGACAGATGATCATTTCTCACGTGACACTCATATGAGAATTATTCTTGGTAATAAGGctgtgttaaaaaaatcgaCTTCTGATTCAAA ttACAATAAAAACTTGGGAAACGTCAAGCAAAAACGTAATGGTATTGTTACTAATCCAGCATTAAGAATTATGCCAGCTATTCGTAATGGTTTAGAAATGGCAGCTgggcgtaaaaataaaacacctcATTTGCCCACTGATAGTTTTAAATGGCGAAAAGAAACgccattgtaa